The Dehalogenimonas sp. 4OHTPN genome window below encodes:
- a CDS encoding MerR family transcriptional regulator — translation MSVILKGVKYYRTAEVCDLAGISRTTLFRWLKSNLLGSAVARDRRGWRLFTEAEVEMLKAEADRVDGESDNPNI, via the coding sequence ATGTCTGTTATTCTTAAAGGCGTGAAATACTATCGAACTGCCGAAGTCTGCGATCTGGCAGGCATCAGCCGAACGACCCTGTTTCGTTGGCTGAAAAGTAACCTCCTTGGCAGTGCCGTCGCCCGCGACCGCCGTGGTTGGCGGCTATTTACCGAAGCCGAAGTGGAAATGTTGAAGGCTGAAGCCGACCGCGTGGATGGCGAATCCGACAATCCCAATATTTAA
- a CDS encoding UPF0280 family protein → MSYQPRFYRGQHSSPDLISFSVCIKETNLFIAARCNLERKAYRSVQKHRQTIEQYIACHPEFLTSLAPVEVEPGEPPIICDMAEAALKAGVGPMAAVAGAIAEAVGRDLLEHSSDIIIENGGDLFIKTTRERVVGIHAGDSLFSGKLGLTIRPTETPCGICTSSGTLGHSLSFGKADAVTIVSASASLADAAATACCNRIQSPEDISTALSAARGIEGVSGVIIVIADRIGAAGDVRLVRISD, encoded by the coding sequence TTGAGTTACCAACCCAGATTCTACCGCGGACAGCACTCCAGCCCTGACCTTATCTCCTTTTCCGTTTGTATTAAGGAGACCAACCTTTTCATCGCCGCCCGTTGCAACCTTGAGCGTAAGGCATACCGATCGGTGCAAAAACACCGACAGACCATCGAGCAGTATATCGCTTGCCACCCCGAATTCTTAACCTCACTGGCTCCCGTTGAGGTTGAGCCTGGAGAACCTCCCATCATCTGTGACATGGCGGAAGCAGCTCTGAAGGCTGGTGTCGGACCTATGGCTGCCGTGGCTGGGGCTATAGCTGAAGCTGTCGGTCGGGATTTACTGGAACATTCGTCAGATATCATTATCGAGAACGGTGGCGACCTATTCATTAAGACAACCCGTGAAAGGGTCGTAGGGATTCATGCAGGCGACTCGCTCTTCTCCGGCAAGCTAGGGCTAACCATTAGACCAACTGAGACTCCTTGCGGGATCTGTACTTCATCAGGGACATTGGGGCATTCTCTTTCATTCGGTAAAGCAGACGCGGTGACCATTGTATCGGCGTCCGCCAGCCTGGCTGATGCCGCAGCCACTGCTTGCTGCAATCGTATCCAATCCCCTGAAGACATTAGCACGGCGCTCTCAGCAGCTCGGGGGATTGAAGGTGTATCCGGAGTCATCATTGTTATAGCCGACCGAATCGGGGCGGCCGGAGATGTGCGGCTCGTGCGTATATCGGACTGA
- a CDS encoding NIL domain-containing protein codes for MAKNKMTATKKISLRFPRHLVSRPVVYHLIKDFNLELNILKANITSEEGHMVLELKGERADFDKGIEYLTQSGLIIDTLCREVTRNEERCTDCGACVTVCPSSSFTVDPVTREVRFEEDKCVVCGMCILSCPSRSMELHF; via the coding sequence ATGGCGAAAAATAAGATGACTGCCACCAAAAAGATCTCGTTGCGTTTTCCCCGCCACCTGGTCAGCCGGCCGGTTGTATATCATCTCATCAAAGACTTCAACCTGGAACTCAATATACTTAAAGCCAATATCACTTCTGAAGAAGGTCATATGGTGTTGGAACTTAAGGGCGAGCGGGCTGACTTCGATAAAGGCATAGAATACCTGACTCAATCGGGACTGATTATCGACACCCTATGTCGTGAAGTCACCCGTAATGAGGAGAGGTGTACCGACTGCGGCGCCTGCGTTACTGTCTGCCCTTCAAGCTCATTTACCGTTGACCCTGTAACACGTGAGGTCAGGTTTGAAGAGGATAAGTGTGTCGTCTGCGGCATGTGCATTTTGTCATGCCCGTCCCGATCGATGGAGTTACATTTCTAA
- a CDS encoding homocysteine biosynthesis protein, which produces MAKTIEEINQKIRSGRAVVFTAEEIIGVVKEHGLKKTAALVDVVTTGTFGPMCSSGAYFNIGHTKPRIKLGGGKVSLNDVPAYAGFAAVDVMLGANALPEDDPRNRFHPGEFNYGGGHVIEELVAGKDIKLTATAYGTDCYPRKKLETWINLRDMNEAVLFNMRNAYQNYNVAVNLSDKTIYTYMGTLKANMGNATYCSAGQLSPLLNDPMYKTIGIGTKIFLGGGEGFIAWHGTQFNPSVPRTESGVPKRGAGTLAVIGDLKHMSSRYLMGTSMLGYGVTVSVGIGVPIPILDEDILRHTTVTDDDIFAAVVDYSDAYPNVKPEVVGEISYGELKTGRVKINGREVPTASLSSYPRAREIAIILKDRITNGKFELTSPVATLPGIESGVKFKLLNERPINGEK; this is translated from the coding sequence ATGGCTAAAACAATCGAGGAAATCAACCAGAAGATCCGTTCCGGCCGAGCCGTCGTCTTCACCGCTGAAGAAATAATAGGTGTGGTTAAGGAACATGGTCTGAAAAAAACCGCGGCTTTGGTGGACGTCGTCACAACGGGCACTTTTGGACCTATGTGCTCAAGCGGGGCATACTTTAATATCGGGCATACTAAACCCCGGATTAAACTTGGTGGCGGCAAGGTGTCTTTGAACGACGTGCCAGCCTATGCAGGCTTTGCAGCGGTAGATGTGATGCTCGGCGCTAATGCCCTACCTGAAGATGATCCGCGTAACCGCTTTCACCCCGGGGAATTTAACTACGGCGGCGGTCATGTCATAGAAGAGCTGGTTGCCGGCAAGGACATCAAGCTCACTGCCACCGCCTACGGCACCGACTGCTATCCCCGGAAAAAATTGGAAACCTGGATCAACCTTCGGGACATGAACGAGGCAGTCTTGTTCAATATGCGCAATGCCTATCAAAATTATAATGTAGCAGTCAATCTTTCCGATAAGACCATCTATACTTACATGGGCACCTTGAAGGCAAACATGGGCAATGCCACTTACTGTTCAGCAGGGCAACTTTCACCGCTATTGAACGACCCCATGTACAAGACAATAGGCATCGGGACAAAGATCTTCCTCGGCGGCGGTGAGGGCTTTATCGCCTGGCATGGGACTCAGTTCAATCCCTCCGTCCCGCGGACTGAGTCCGGCGTTCCCAAACGGGGTGCCGGAACTCTCGCGGTCATCGGCGATCTCAAACACATGAGTTCTAGATATCTAATGGGCACGTCTATGCTGGGTTATGGCGTGACCGTCTCTGTGGGAATCGGCGTGCCCATCCCAATCCTTGATGAGGATATTCTCAGACACACCACTGTCACTGACGATGATATCTTCGCCGCCGTGGTGGACTACTCCGATGCCTATCCCAATGTTAAGCCGGAAGTCGTCGGTGAAATATCCTACGGCGAACTTAAAACTGGTAGGGTAAAGATCAATGGCCGTGAAGTGCCGACTGCCTCGTTGTCAAGCTATCCCAGAGCTCGAGAGATTGCCATAATCCTGAAAGATAGGATCACAAATGGTAAATTTGAACTGACTTCACCGGTCGCCACCCTACCCGGAATCGAAAGCGGCGTCAAATTTAAGCTGCTTAATGAAAGGCCGATAAATGGCGAAAAATAA
- a CDS encoding 2-oxoacid:acceptor oxidoreductase family protein — MTEIRWHGRGGQGAVTSAELIAQAAINEGKYAQGFPSFGPERRGAPVMAFNRVNQYRPIRNRAGITKPDVMVILDPSLLSIGNLTSGLKDGGTIIINTSKPSDAYPELVKKFNLAIIDATRIAREELGVPIVNTTMLGALIKATGVVSVDSMIEPLKERFGRLAEKNIKALSRAYTETQLKELQNIG, encoded by the coding sequence CTGACGGAAATCAGGTGGCACGGACGTGGCGGTCAGGGAGCCGTAACTTCCGCTGAACTAATCGCCCAGGCGGCTATTAACGAGGGCAAATATGCCCAGGGATTTCCCAGCTTCGGCCCCGAACGTCGAGGCGCTCCTGTTATGGCATTCAACCGCGTCAACCAGTACAGGCCGATTAGAAACCGAGCCGGAATCACGAAGCCTGACGTGATGGTGATTCTGGATCCCAGCTTGCTTTCTATTGGTAACCTTACATCCGGTCTTAAAGACGGCGGAACGATCATCATTAACACCTCAAAGCCATCCGACGCATACCCAGAACTGGTCAAGAAATTCAACCTGGCTATCATCGACGCCACGCGAATCGCCCGCGAAGAATTGGGTGTGCCGATTGTCAATACTACAATGCTAGGAGCCCTCATCAAAGCCACCGGGGTCGTCAGTGTTGACTCCATGATAGAGCCTTTGAAAGAACGATTTGGCCGACTGGCTGAAAAGAATATCAAAGCTCTGTCTCGCGCTTACACCGAGACCCAGCTAAAGGAGCTTCAGAACATTGGCTAA
- a CDS encoding 4Fe-4S binding protein: MAKSENELTWKDIEIGAAVIEPGSAAAYRTGDWRSQRPTYDFSRCLKCGICFVFCPEGCIGQNQKGFFEANPYYCKGCGICAYECPTRVIVMREEEEK, translated from the coding sequence TTGGCTAAATCTGAAAACGAACTCACCTGGAAAGATATTGAGATCGGAGCCGCAGTCATAGAGCCAGGTTCGGCGGCGGCATACCGGACCGGTGACTGGCGGTCACAGAGGCCTACATACGATTTCTCAAGGTGCCTAAAATGCGGTATCTGCTTCGTCTTTTGTCCCGAAGGCTGCATTGGACAGAACCAGAAAGGCTTTTTCGAAGCTAATCCATATTACTGTAAGGGTTGCGGCATTTGCGCTTATGAGTGCCCCACCCGGGTTATCGTGATGCGGGAAGAGGAGGAGAAGTGA
- a CDS encoding transketolase C-terminal domain-containing protein, translating into MIGKRHGIEVSIALADAVKLCDADVIAAYPITPQTHIVEHLAELVAEGELDAEYIPVESEHSALSACLGSAAAGARTFTATAGQGLELMHEVLYVASGMRLPIVMAVANRALSAPLSVWGDHSDAMAVRDTGWIQIFTENGQEVVDQIICAFKIAEHHKVLLPVMIHLDGFNLSHVIEPIEMPDKQGVCDFAPHRRSPLTLHPSRPVAMGDFAPPVIFTEAKWAQEQAMLVVKPTIVEIWEQFAEKFGRTYKPVECYKCDGAKNLLFTMGSFSETAMTAVDKLRQAGVDIGLVRLRLWRPFPFEEFCAAVKDAETLLVLDRCISSGGPGGPVASELKSALYKLDKKPKVVSFVGGLGGRDITVAGFEKIIVDGLELAETGQERIFEIVGVRE; encoded by the coding sequence ATGATTGGTAAACGTCACGGTATTGAGGTATCCATCGCCCTGGCTGATGCGGTAAAACTTTGTGATGCTGACGTCATCGCTGCTTACCCCATAACGCCGCAAACACATATCGTCGAACACCTCGCTGAGCTGGTAGCTGAAGGGGAGCTGGATGCCGAATACATCCCGGTGGAATCCGAGCATTCCGCCCTGTCTGCCTGCCTAGGCTCGGCAGCTGCCGGCGCGCGCACCTTCACTGCTACTGCGGGACAGGGGCTTGAACTGATGCACGAAGTTCTTTATGTTGCTTCAGGTATGCGGTTGCCCATAGTCATGGCGGTGGCTAACCGAGCTCTATCGGCACCGTTGTCCGTTTGGGGAGACCACTCCGACGCCATGGCGGTGCGTGACACCGGCTGGATTCAGATTTTTACCGAAAACGGCCAGGAAGTTGTGGACCAGATTATCTGCGCTTTCAAGATAGCAGAGCACCATAAAGTACTGCTGCCGGTGATGATTCACCTGGACGGTTTTAATCTGTCCCATGTCATTGAACCTATCGAAATGCCCGACAAGCAAGGTGTGTGCGATTTCGCGCCACACAGACGCAGTCCGCTGACGCTGCACCCATCTCGCCCAGTGGCCATGGGCGACTTCGCGCCCCCGGTAATCTTTACCGAGGCTAAGTGGGCTCAAGAGCAGGCGATGCTTGTGGTCAAACCCACCATCGTTGAAATATGGGAACAGTTTGCTGAGAAATTTGGCCGTACATACAAACCGGTGGAATGTTATAAATGTGATGGTGCAAAAAATCTCCTTTTCACCATGGGCAGTTTCTCCGAGACAGCGATGACCGCCGTGGACAAGCTGCGTCAGGCTGGTGTCGATATCGGCCTGGTCCGGCTGCGCTTGTGGCGGCCTTTTCCCTTCGAAGAATTCTGCGCCGCGGTCAAAGATGCTGAAACGCTGTTAGTTCTCGATCGCTGCATTTCATCAGGCGGACCCGGCGGGCCGGTCGCCTCCGAGCTGAAGTCGGCACTTTATAAGCTGGATAAAAAACCCAAAGTGGTCAGCTTCGTCGGCGGCCTTGGTGGCCGTGACATAACTGTGGCCGGCTTTGAGAAAATCATCGTTGACGGGCTGGAATTGGCCGAAACCGGTCAGGAGCGGATCTTCGAAATCGTAGGGGTGAGGGAATAA
- the porB gene encoding pyruvate synthase subunit PorB yields the protein MQNLGIYASRLVRKEENFVPGHRACIGCGEALAVRLAAKAFGKNTIVVNATGCMEIVASQLPYTSWKLPWIHTLFENSAAVASGIEAGLKAQMRKGKLPQEDIKVAAIAGDGATLDIGLQALSGAMERGHDFVYLCFDNEAYMNTGIQRSSATPFGASTTTSPAGRAKAGQMSWKKDMPAIAVAHNIPYVATACPSYPFDLIEKVKKGLETRGPTYIHILSVCPTGWRCDTEISVMLGRLAVETGVFPLYEVENGKYKMSMVPDKLKPVKDYMKLQRRFRHLKPEAIDSIQARVVEEYEKLLEKAK from the coding sequence ATGCAAAACCTTGGCATTTATGCTTCCCGCCTGGTCAGGAAAGAAGAAAATTTTGTGCCCGGGCATCGTGCCTGCATCGGCTGCGGCGAGGCTCTGGCGGTCAGATTGGCGGCTAAGGCTTTTGGCAAGAATACCATTGTGGTTAATGCTACCGGTTGCATGGAGATTGTTGCGTCACAACTGCCATATACCTCATGGAAACTACCCTGGATTCATACGCTTTTTGAAAACTCTGCCGCCGTAGCTTCAGGAATTGAAGCCGGTCTAAAGGCGCAAATGCGTAAAGGTAAACTGCCCCAGGAAGATATCAAAGTTGCGGCTATCGCCGGTGATGGCGCTACACTAGACATAGGCCTGCAGGCTTTGTCAGGCGCCATGGAGCGCGGCCATGATTTCGTTTATCTTTGCTTTGACAATGAAGCCTACATGAACACCGGCATCCAGCGGTCATCGGCCACGCCTTTCGGCGCCTCGACTACCACATCTCCCGCCGGCCGCGCCAAGGCGGGGCAGATGTCTTGGAAGAAGGACATGCCGGCCATTGCCGTCGCCCACAATATCCCTTACGTAGCCACCGCCTGCCCTAGCTACCCCTTTGATCTCATCGAGAAGGTCAAGAAGGGGTTGGAGACACGGGGGCCGACCTATATCCACATCCTCTCCGTATGTCCCACCGGCTGGCGCTGCGACACGGAGATCTCGGTCATGCTGGGCCGCCTGGCGGTGGAGACCGGTGTTTTCCCGCTTTACGAGGTGGAGAACGGCAAATACAAGATGAGCATGGTCCCGGACAAACTTAAACCGGTCAAGGACTACATGAAGCTGCAGCGCCGCTTCCGGCATTTAAAGCCGGAGGCTATCGACTCCATCCAAGCGCGAGTGGTCGAAGAATACGAAAAACTGCTGGAGAAAGCTAAATGA
- a CDS encoding NAD(P)H-dependent oxidoreductase subunit E, with amino-acid sequence MTLDTRSKAEVVNIVLAKYQNDSSMLVGILQDIQAELNYLPREALEMTAEVLSIPLSRVYSVATFFKAFSLKPRGRHGIHVCMGTACHVRGAEKVLDRFQTELCACAGETTPDMKFTLETVNCVGACALGPVVVVDGEYEGQVTAEKVKSIIEGCK; translated from the coding sequence ATGACCCTGGATACCAGATCTAAAGCCGAGGTAGTGAACATCGTCCTGGCTAAATACCAGAACGACTCAAGCATGCTGGTTGGTATCCTGCAGGACATACAAGCCGAACTGAATTATTTACCAAGGGAAGCTCTTGAGATGACGGCCGAGGTTCTGTCCATCCCGCTGTCCCGTGTCTACTCGGTAGCCACTTTTTTCAAAGCATTTTCATTAAAACCAAGGGGTCGCCACGGCATACACGTCTGCATGGGAACGGCCTGTCATGTCCGCGGCGCCGAAAAGGTGCTGGACCGTTTTCAGACCGAACTTTGCGCATGCGCCGGCGAAACCACTCCTGATATGAAGTTCACACTTGAAACCGTCAACTGCGTCGGAGCTTGCGCCCTGGGTCCGGTAGTTGTTGTGGATGGCGAATACGAAGGCCAGGTGACTGCTGAGAAAGTCAAATCTATCATCGAGGGCTGCAAATAG
- a CDS encoding NADH-ubiquinone oxidoreductase-F iron-sulfur binding region domain-containing protein, with the protein MVAEKSGKRLNSASELELLCEEIKRSVSARTRTVTICCGTGCLAYGGTKVAQAFRDEIKSRGLESEVEVKTTGCHGFCERGPLVVIRPENILYQRVKPADIPQVIDETLISGRVIDRLLYTIPGTKEKVTYEHDVPFYKKQMRLVFGANGYIDPTVIEDYIGCGGYAALSKTLFEMKPDEVVDEVKKSGLRGRGGGGFATGAKWQSTREAHGDPKYVICNCDEGDPGAFMDRSLMEGNPHAIIEGMVIAAYAIGAHLGYIYIRNEYPVAVKHAEKAIAQAEAMGLLGENILGSGFSFSVKINRGGGAFVCGESTALMASVEGRVGEPRAKYIHTSEKGLWDQPTVLNNVETLANVPLIINRGAQWYSSIGTANSKGTKIFSLVGKVNNTGLIEVPMGITLEEIVYGIGGGIPKNKKFKAIQTGGPSGGCLPASKLDMPVDFDELTRAGSMMGSGAMIVMDEDNCMVDIARYFLSFLEGESCGKCVPCREGLKRMRQILDRIISGQGQPDDIELLENLSETLTWGALCGLGGGAANPIMSTLRYFREEYEAHIIEKRCPAGVCKPLISYNIINEKCPNCTLCIKACPVGAITGQGKKLPVILDQVKCTKCGACYDVCRLGAVEVR; encoded by the coding sequence ATGGTAGCTGAAAAATCGGGGAAGCGCCTCAATTCGGCATCTGAACTTGAGTTGCTCTGCGAGGAAATAAAGCGTTCCGTTTCCGCACGTACGCGGACGGTGACCATCTGTTGCGGCACGGGCTGTCTGGCCTATGGCGGCACAAAGGTGGCGCAGGCGTTCCGTGACGAGATAAAAAGTCGCGGTCTGGAGAGCGAAGTTGAAGTCAAGACCACCGGTTGCCACGGGTTCTGCGAACGTGGTCCGCTGGTGGTCATCCGCCCGGAAAATATCCTGTATCAGCGGGTAAAGCCTGCGGATATCCCGCAAGTCATTGACGAAACACTAATCAGCGGTCGAGTCATCGATCGCCTGCTGTATACTATTCCAGGCACCAAGGAGAAGGTGACCTATGAACACGACGTACCGTTTTATAAGAAACAGATGCGCCTAGTCTTCGGCGCCAACGGTTATATAGATCCTACAGTCATCGAGGACTACATCGGTTGCGGCGGCTATGCAGCGCTATCGAAAACCCTCTTCGAAATGAAGCCAGACGAGGTCGTCGACGAAGTGAAGAAGTCCGGCCTGCGCGGCCGCGGTGGTGGCGGTTTTGCTACCGGCGCCAAGTGGCAAAGCACCAGGGAAGCTCACGGCGATCCGAAGTATGTCATCTGTAACTGCGACGAGGGAGACCCCGGTGCTTTTATGGACCGCTCGCTGATGGAAGGCAATCCCCACGCAATAATCGAGGGTATGGTCATCGCTGCTTATGCTATAGGCGCCCATCTAGGCTACATTTATATCCGCAATGAATACCCGGTAGCTGTCAAACATGCCGAGAAAGCAATAGCTCAGGCAGAAGCTATGGGCTTGTTAGGGGAGAATATCCTGGGATCGGGTTTCAGCTTCAGCGTCAAGATCAACCGTGGCGGCGGCGCCTTTGTTTGCGGCGAGTCGACCGCCTTGATGGCTTCTGTTGAAGGACGGGTCGGCGAGCCGCGGGCTAAATACATTCACACCTCCGAAAAAGGCTTGTGGGATCAGCCAACGGTGTTAAATAATGTCGAAACATTGGCCAACGTACCGCTCATTATTAACCGCGGCGCACAATGGTATTCTTCAATCGGCACGGCCAACTCCAAAGGCACCAAGATTTTCTCACTGGTAGGTAAAGTCAACAACACCGGTCTCATCGAGGTGCCTATGGGTATCACTCTCGAAGAGATTGTATACGGCATCGGAGGCGGCATACCCAAAAACAAGAAATTCAAGGCTATTCAAACTGGCGGTCCGTCAGGCGGCTGCCTGCCGGCTTCAAAACTGGACATGCCCGTCGATTTCGATGAATTGACCCGTGCAGGTTCAATGATGGGTTCCGGTGCGATGATCGTCATGGACGAAGATAATTGCATGGTGGATATCGCCAGGTACTTCCTATCATTTCTGGAGGGTGAGTCTTGCGGTAAGTGCGTTCCCTGCCGCGAAGGCCTTAAACGTATGCGCCAGATTCTGGACCGGATAATCTCCGGCCAAGGCCAGCCGGATGACATTGAACTTCTGGAAAACCTCTCCGAGACACTCACTTGGGGAGCGCTGTGCGGCTTGGGCGGCGGCGCCGCCAACCCGATCATGTCGACTCTACGCTATTTCCGTGAAGAGTACGAGGCTCACATTATTGAAAAACGATGTCCGGCCGGAGTATGCAAACCACTGATAAGCTACAACATTATCAATGAGAAATGCCCCAATTGCACGCTATGTATCAAAGCTTGCCCGGTCGGCGCAATTACCGGACAGGGTAAGAAGCTTCCTGTTATTCTGGACCAGGTCAAATGCACCAAATGTGGCGCTTGTTACGATGTTTGCCGCCTCGGCGCCGTGGAGGTTAGATAA
- a CDS encoding 2Fe-2S iron-sulfur cluster-binding protein yields the protein MAIKLTINGREFQAEPCDTVLTVAKAAGVYIPTLCHSEAVSDYGACRMCLVEVERRGRKRLVTACLYPVEEGLKVTTDSEKALRVRRTVIELLLARCPGSAAVKEMAAALGVTESRFSIADENSKSDACVLCGLCTRVCAEVVGASAISLVNRGTEREVALPFYNEAGDCIACGSCAYICPTGAISLVDSGNKRIISWPQGTVDFAMKACLNCGTNYAPVRQVEFMARKSGLSPSEFDYCPDCRKL from the coding sequence ATGGCGATTAAACTAACCATCAACGGTCGGGAGTTCCAAGCTGAACCGTGTGATACAGTGCTTACCGTAGCTAAGGCAGCCGGGGTTTATATTCCTACACTTTGTCACAGTGAAGCCGTCTCAGATTACGGAGCCTGCCGTATGTGTTTGGTAGAGGTAGAACGGCGGGGGCGTAAGCGTTTGGTGACGGCCTGCCTGTATCCTGTTGAAGAAGGACTTAAGGTAACCACTGACTCTGAAAAGGCCCTTCGAGTCCGCAGGACGGTTATAGAACTGCTGCTGGCCAGGTGCCCGGGATCCGCTGCGGTAAAAGAGATGGCAGCAGCTTTAGGTGTCACCGAGTCGCGTTTCAGCATCGCCGATGAAAACAGCAAAAGTGATGCCTGCGTTTTGTGCGGGTTGTGCACTAGGGTATGCGCCGAAGTGGTCGGCGCTTCAGCTATTAGCTTAGTCAACCGTGGAACTGAACGCGAGGTCGCTTTACCTTTCTATAACGAAGCCGGCGACTGTATTGCCTGCGGTTCTTGCGCTTATATCTGCCCAACTGGAGCTATCAGTCTGGTGGACAGCGGAAATAAGCGGATTATTTCATGGCCTCAGGGCACGGTTGACTTTGCAATGAAGGCGTGCCTCAACTGCGGAACCAATTATGCCCCGGTGCGTCAAGTGGAATTCATGGCTCGAAAGTCGGGATTGTCGCCAAGCGAGTTTGATTACTGCCCGGACTGCAGGAAACTGTGA
- a CDS encoding molybdopterin-dependent oxidoreductase produces the protein MKTLISATAAIAVMLLSWQVYQRYQPVSLDGVEIREYQGEMLSSVAKDFRENSIKGPQFIERESYRLEVSGLVNNPLSLSYSQLSEGFQDYQKVVTLYCVGGWDAKILWQGLKVEDLFIQAGLNLKANTVIFHAADGYTTSFPIEYLIENKILLAYKMNGVTIPPERGFPLILVAESKWGYKWIKWITKIELSDDINYQGYWESRGYSDSGDLDDDFFK, from the coding sequence GTGAAAACTTTGATATCGGCTACTGCCGCTATAGCAGTAATGCTGTTATCGTGGCAAGTTTATCAGAGGTATCAACCGGTGAGTCTTGACGGGGTCGAAATCAGAGAGTATCAAGGAGAGATGCTTTCCTCAGTCGCTAAAGATTTTCGTGAAAACTCAATAAAAGGTCCCCAGTTCATCGAACGCGAATCATACCGATTGGAAGTTTCCGGGCTGGTGAATAACCCCTTGAGTTTAAGTTATAGCCAACTGTCAGAAGGCTTTCAAGATTACCAAAAAGTGGTGACCCTATATTGCGTCGGGGGTTGGGATGCGAAGATCCTGTGGCAGGGTTTGAAGGTTGAAGACCTGTTCATCCAGGCTGGACTCAATCTAAAAGCCAATACGGTGATCTTCCACGCGGCAGACGGGTACACGACATCATTTCCCATTGAATACCTCATTGAAAACAAAATATTGCTCGCCTATAAGATGAACGGGGTAACCATACCACCGGAGCGAGGATTCCCTTTGATATTAGTGGCGGAAAGTAAATGGGGATACAAATGGATCAAGTGGATAACCAAAATTGAATTGTCGGACGACATCAACTACCAGGGCTACTGGGAAAGCCGCGGCTATTCCGATTCAGGAGATTTAGATGATGACTTCTTCAAATAA
- a CDS encoding PAC2 family protein — protein sequence MNYRLIEIPQLNEPDLIVGWPGIGSVGILAVDTLRRQLEADYAGEIEPEPFFYPNGVVIKNGVLEELNFPSSRFYYKRQPQCDLVMFIGEEQPAETGSTYASGGKAFMMANLVVDVAQKLGCRRIFSSGAAVSAIHHNYTPGVWAVATEKTLLAEIELKRAGSYLSAHQGRGTQATITGLNGLLIGVAARRGIPGACLMGEVPDYLARAPLPYPSASRSVLEILSRLYGLQLDYNDLEEMRRQTFEMAEQFFDQFPDEIKAKISQRAQARVEAEGGEAITEDDKRWMAEHIEELFRSGRNNDDRAA from the coding sequence GTGAATTATCGTTTAATTGAGATACCCCAGCTTAATGAACCGGATCTGATCGTAGGTTGGCCGGGAATAGGTAGCGTAGGAATACTGGCGGTCGATACCCTGCGGCGCCAGCTTGAGGCTGATTACGCTGGTGAAATTGAACCTGAGCCGTTTTTCTATCCCAACGGAGTGGTTATTAAAAACGGTGTCCTTGAAGAATTGAATTTTCCTTCAAGCCGGTTCTATTACAAACGGCAGCCGCAGTGCGATTTGGTTATGTTTATCGGGGAAGAACAACCGGCGGAAACAGGTTCAACCTACGCGTCCGGCGGTAAAGCGTTCATGATGGCTAACCTGGTTGTTGATGTGGCTCAAAAACTGGGTTGCCGCCGTATCTTTTCCTCTGGCGCTGCTGTCTCGGCTATTCACCATAATTACACTCCTGGGGTTTGGGCGGTGGCAACCGAAAAAACCTTACTTGCAGAGATCGAATTAAAGCGGGCAGGTTCTTACCTGAGCGCACATCAAGGAAGGGGAACACAAGCCACTATCACCGGCCTCAACGGTTTGCTAATCGGCGTCGCCGCCAGGCGGGGCATCCCGGGGGCTTGTCTAATGGGTGAAGTGCCTGATTACCTTGCCCGGGCACCATTGCCGTACCCATCAGCTTCGCGTTCTGTTTTGGAAATATTATCCCGTTTATATGGTCTGCAATTAGATTATAACGACCTGGAAGAAATGCGCCGGCAGACCTTCGAGATGGCGGAACAATTTTTCGATCAGTTTCCTGATGAAATTAAAGCGAAGATATCCCAACGGGCTCAAGCCAGGGTTGAAGCCGAGGGGGGCGAGGCGATAACTGAGGACGATAAACGATGGATGGCGGAACACATCGAAGAATTGTTTCGTAGCGGCCGAAATAATGATGACCGGGCAGCTTAA